A genome region from Leptospiraceae bacterium includes the following:
- the htpX gene encoding protease HtpX, with the protein MWFKRIGLFFIINILIMVTISIITNVFGLRGYISASGINMTSLLGLCLVWGMTGSLISLALSKMMAKWMMGVEIIDARGPYGHLYVSIQRLSQAARIPMPEVGIYNSPEVNAFATGPSQSSALVAVSTGLLQRMNANEVDGVLAHEISHIANGDMVTMTLIQGVVNAFTMFLARVISYGVTVALSRSDDDSSTFSSGIYFVVTLVLDIIFSILGSIVVAYFSRQREFRADAGGAKLAGRASMIAALENLQNTFNTSVEDNRAPSMASLKISSHKGGWFALFSTHPPLEDRIAALKNYK; encoded by the coding sequence ATGTGGTTTAAACGAATCGGTTTATTTTTTATCATCAACATTTTAATAATGGTAACTATTTCCATTATTACGAATGTTTTCGGTCTCAGAGGATATATTTCAGCAAGTGGAATAAATATGACTTCGCTACTTGGTCTTTGCCTTGTATGGGGTATGACTGGATCACTTATTTCTCTAGCCCTATCCAAGATGATGGCAAAATGGATGATGGGTGTTGAAATTATTGATGCAAGAGGTCCCTATGGACATTTATACGTATCAATTCAAAGACTAAGCCAAGCTGCTAGAATTCCAATGCCAGAAGTGGGGATTTATAATTCACCTGAAGTAAATGCATTTGCTACTGGTCCAAGCCAGTCTAGTGCGTTAGTCGCTGTATCTACAGGTCTTCTTCAAAGAATGAATGCAAACGAAGTAGACGGTGTTCTAGCACACGAAATTTCCCATATCGCAAATGGAGATATGGTTACTATGACATTGATCCAAGGTGTAGTAAATGCTTTCACAATGTTTCTTGCTAGAGTCATTAGTTATGGTGTAACAGTTGCCCTTAGCCGCAGCGATGATGATAGTTCCACTTTTAGTTCTGGAATTTACTTTGTCGTTACTTTAGTATTAGATATTATTTTTAGTATCTTAGGATCTATTGTTGTTGCCTATTTTTCTAGACAAAGGGAATTTCGAGCTGATGCGGGCGGGGCAAAACTAGCTGGTCGAGCAAGTATGATTGCTGCACTTGAAAATCTGCAGAATACTTTTAACACAAGTGTCGAAGACAATCGTGCTCCTAGTATGGCATCTCTAAAAATTTCTTCTCACAAAGGCGGATGGTTTGCATTATTTTCCACTCACCCTCCTTTAGAAGATAGAATCGCAGCCTTAAAAAACTATAAATAA
- a CDS encoding PilZ domain-containing protein encodes MDPLNKERRKRFRKPILLLGFSLLILLLPISNYIGMSMKYDFPFYKPYLLLKYGNIPEWILLISSILSGLGLLFIKRWGWWLFIFSSFIFISYNSYGFITIPHSASKGPLIQTIIITFGLFYFLQKDIFTPYMKLYKRGWRFLKRYPIVTDIKINDTIYKTENISLGGVFVKWTDCNLKPNSELAIYFEVSEESFKTKAGIATIVPKQGVGIAFRNVDKHFKERLRKALLFAQNQKKL; translated from the coding sequence ATGGATCCATTAAACAAAGAAAGGCGAAAAAGATTTCGTAAACCAATATTATTACTTGGATTTTCTTTATTAATACTATTATTGCCGATTTCGAATTACATCGGAATGAGCATGAAATACGACTTCCCCTTCTACAAACCATATTTACTTTTAAAATATGGTAATATACCCGAATGGATTTTGCTTATAAGTTCTATATTATCTGGATTGGGATTACTATTCATTAAGCGCTGGGGATGGTGGTTATTTATTTTCTCCTCTTTTATATTTATATCCTACAACTCATACGGATTTATTACAATTCCACACTCAGCATCTAAAGGCCCCTTAATTCAAACTATTATAATCACATTTGGACTTTTCTATTTTTTACAAAAAGATATATTCACTCCCTATATGAAGTTGTACAAAAGAGGTTGGAGATTTTTAAAACGATATCCAATTGTGACCGACATCAAAATAAACGACACAATTTATAAAACTGAAAATATTAGCCTTGGCGGAGTATTTGTCAAATGGACAGATTGTAATTTAAAACCAAATTCAGAATTAGCCATTTACTTTGAAGTATCAGAAGAGAGTTTCAAAACTAAAGCAGGAATAGCGACTATCGTTCCAAAACAAGGTGTTGGAATTGCATTTCGAAATGTTGATAAACATTTCAAAGAAAGATTAAGGAAAGCACTTTTATTCGCTCAGAATCAGAAAAAACTCTAA
- a CDS encoding NAD(P)/FAD-dependent oxidoreductase yields the protein MAEDKHVVIVGAGFAGLQAAKKLGNRKGIKVTVVDKNNHHLFQPLLYQVASSVLSPADIAIPTRSITTDLQNISIIMSELTEINKEHKKLHLEHTTIQYDYLILAIGARTSYFGNDHWKKFAPGMKNLSDALKVRKNILVSFERAELETNPAKVAELLNYVVIGGGPTGVELSGAIAELSHHIIRNDFRFIDSSLSKITLIEGGPRLLPSFSEKSSEVARKELVKRGVDVRLNTRVVNIDEEGVHTDSEIIKSHNIIWAAGVAANPFTAKLGVELDKSGRVIVDKHCSIPSNPEIFCIGDMANFSEGLDRPLPGVSPVAMQQGRYVADVIMRELSGKERNPFQYFDKGSMATIGRMDAVAEMGNLRMSGILGWLGWLFVHLFYQVGFKNKISILITWIWSYISFQAGARLIQNEED from the coding sequence ATGGCAGAAGATAAACATGTTGTAATTGTGGGTGCAGGATTTGCAGGTTTACAAGCAGCAAAAAAATTAGGAAATCGAAAAGGAATTAAAGTTACGGTAGTGGATAAGAATAACCACCATTTGTTCCAACCATTATTATATCAAGTAGCCAGTTCCGTTTTAAGTCCAGCGGACATTGCCATTCCTACTCGGTCAATTACAACTGACTTACAGAATATTTCGATTATCATGTCAGAGCTTACAGAAATTAACAAGGAACACAAAAAATTGCATCTAGAACATACTACTATTCAGTATGACTATTTAATTTTAGCGATAGGTGCCAGAACAAGTTACTTTGGAAATGATCATTGGAAAAAATTTGCTCCTGGTATGAAAAATCTTAGCGACGCATTAAAAGTACGAAAAAATATTTTAGTATCTTTTGAAAGGGCAGAGCTCGAAACAAATCCTGCCAAGGTTGCAGAACTTCTAAATTATGTTGTGATCGGAGGAGGTCCGACTGGCGTGGAACTATCAGGGGCTATTGCTGAGTTGTCCCATCATATCATTAGAAATGACTTTCGTTTTATTGACTCATCTTTGAGTAAAATTACTTTGATTGAAGGTGGTCCAAGGTTGCTTCCTTCTTTTTCGGAAAAATCTTCTGAAGTAGCACGGAAAGAATTAGTTAAACGCGGAGTGGACGTTAGGCTAAATACTCGCGTCGTAAACATTGATGAAGAAGGTGTACATACTGACTCCGAAATAATTAAATCTCATAATATTATTTGGGCTGCTGGAGTTGCCGCAAATCCATTTACCGCAAAATTAGGGGTAGAATTAGATAAATCTGGCAGAGTAATAGTAGATAAACATTGTTCTATACCTTCTAATCCAGAAATTTTTTGTATTGGTGATATGGCAAATTTTAGTGAAGGATTAGATAGACCATTACCTGGAGTTTCTCCTGTCGCAATGCAACAAGGACGTTATGTGGCAGATGTTATAATGAGAGAACTTTCGGGTAAAGAACGTAACCCATTTCAATACTTTGATAAAGGAAGTATGGCTACAATTGGAAGAATGGATGCTGTAGCAGAGATGGGGAACCTTCGTATGTCTGGGATTTTGGGTTGGTTAGGTTGGCTTTTTGTGCATTTATTTTATCAAGTCGGATTCAAAAATAAAATTTCCATTTTAATCACTTGGATTTGGAGTTATATTTCATTTCAAGCTGGTGCGAGACTGATTCAAAACGAAGAAGATTAA
- a CDS encoding low molecular weight phosphotyrosine protein phosphatase has protein sequence MSEKVKVLFVCLGNICRSPAAEGAFTNLVQKKGFDELFVIDSAGTAGYHIGELPHETTRKVARERGIILSHFCRQFEYDDFINFDYILAMDNSNYQNIISMARDESQKQKVMKFRKFDSSVRGEPDVPDPYYGGVAGFEHVQDIVERSSEGFLEWILQNHNISTEIVEEYEE, from the coding sequence TTGAGTGAAAAAGTAAAAGTTTTATTTGTATGTCTAGGGAATATTTGCCGCTCACCGGCAGCTGAGGGCGCATTTACGAATCTTGTTCAAAAGAAAGGATTTGATGAATTATTTGTAATAGATTCCGCCGGTACTGCTGGTTATCATATTGGTGAACTACCGCATGAAACTACAAGGAAAGTTGCGAGGGAAAGAGGTATTATCCTCTCTCATTTCTGTCGTCAATTTGAATACGATGATTTTATAAACTTTGATTATATTTTGGCTATGGATAATTCTAATTATCAAAATATAATCTCAATGGCTCGCGACGAATCTCAAAAACAAAAAGTAATGAAATTTCGAAAATTTGATTCTTCAGTTCGTGGCGAACCAGATGTTCCTGATCCATATTACGGTGGTGTAGCAGGGTTTGAACATGTGCAAGATATTGTGGAACGTTCATCGGAAGGATTTTTAGAATGGATTTTACAGAATCATAATATTTCTACAGAGATAGTAGAGGAATACGAGGAGTAA
- a CDS encoding adenine phosphoribosyltransferase yields MSIVKSKIRTIPNWPKPGIMFRDITSLILDPEGLALTIGTFVARYEKAGITKVAAIEARGFITGAALAFQLGVGLVPIRKKGKLPGETIQQEYDLEYGTDIVEIHKDSIVPGDKVLIMDDLVATGGTLGAAIQLIRALGGEIHEAGVIIDLPELNGSKIIKEKYGVDIYAICEFDGH; encoded by the coding sequence ATGTCTATCGTAAAATCAAAAATCAGAACTATACCGAATTGGCCAAAACCTGGAATCATGTTTAGAGACATCACATCTCTCATTCTCGATCCAGAAGGACTTGCTCTTACGATAGGTACTTTCGTAGCTCGTTATGAAAAAGCAGGAATTACAAAAGTAGCTGCGATTGAAGCACGAGGTTTTATCACTGGAGCCGCACTTGCATTCCAATTAGGAGTAGGACTCGTTCCAATTCGTAAAAAGGGAAAACTTCCAGGCGAAACAATTCAACAAGAATATGACTTGGAATACGGAACTGACATAGTAGAAATCCATAAGGATTCAATTGTTCCAGGAGATAAGGTTCTTATTATGGATGACCTAGTTGCTACAGGCGGAACACTAGGAGCAGCCATTCAACTAATACGCGCACTTGGCGGAGAAATCCATGAAGCAGGGGTAATTATTGATTTACCTGAACTAAACGGAAGCAAAATAATTAAAGAAAAATACGGCGTAGATATATATGCAATCTGCGAGTTTGACGGTCATTGA
- a CDS encoding phosphohydrolase, translated as MIEKAIEIAMNAHKGQVDKNGQPYILHVMRVGLRGRTEDEKILGILHDVVEDSDWTFDRLAKEGFTPKILSALECLTKKSEDEPYDNFISRVKQNQLAITVKLNDLEDNMDIRRIEMIQEKDIKRFNKYLKAYNELANLKNQ; from the coding sequence ATGATCGAAAAAGCAATTGAAATTGCAATGAACGCCCACAAAGGACAGGTAGATAAAAATGGACAACCATATATTTTGCATGTTATGCGAGTAGGACTTCGTGGTCGTACAGAGGATGAAAAAATTCTAGGAATTCTTCACGATGTAGTAGAAGACTCTGACTGGACTTTTGATCGGTTAGCAAAAGAAGGTTTTACTCCAAAAATTCTCTCTGCCTTAGAATGCCTTACCAAAAAATCAGAAGATGAGCCTTATGATAATTTCATTTCACGAGTTAAACAAAATCAATTAGCTATTACTGTTAAGCTAAATGATCTTGAGGATAATATGGATATCCGCCGCATAGAAATGATACAAGAAAAGGATATAAAACGATTCAATAAATATCTAAAGGCTTATAATGAGTTGGCTAACTTAAAAAATCAATGA
- a CDS encoding type II toxin-antitoxin system VapC family toxin, giving the protein MSKYLIDTNVISELARKVPNSSVLNFFESLDVITLSVVTIEEIEFGIERLSVNQRKYLWKWWSALLSLPPIILVVDEKIAKLAGNLRAKQESKGRGRTQADMLIAATAISNGLILVTRNTKDFSECGVSVLNPF; this is encoded by the coding sequence TTGAGTAAATATCTTATTGACACCAATGTAATTTCCGAGTTAGCTCGCAAAGTTCCTAATTCTTCAGTGCTTAATTTTTTTGAATCACTCGATGTGATTACTCTGAGTGTAGTTACTATTGAAGAAATCGAATTTGGAATTGAGAGGCTTTCTGTAAACCAGAGAAAGTATTTATGGAAGTGGTGGTCGGCGTTATTATCTTTGCCTCCAATAATCTTAGTAGTCGATGAAAAAATTGCAAAATTAGCAGGAAATTTAAGAGCAAAACAAGAATCAAAAGGTAGAGGAAGGACACAAGCTGATATGTTAATTGCTGCAACTGCCATTTCGAACGGACTAATTCTTGTTACCCGCAACACGAAAGACTTTTCTGAATGCGGAGTAAGCGTGTTAAACCCATTTTAA
- a CDS encoding type II toxin-antitoxin system prevent-host-death family antitoxin, which translates to MNNYFNVAQAKSKFSEVLHRAEISPQFISSRGKEISVILSKKSYEKLLKIESENQPRTKLKDFLQLSKNLRSHFPKSLPTSSRKSRSNPDFS; encoded by the coding sequence ATGAATAATTATTTCAATGTTGCACAGGCAAAGTCAAAGTTTTCGGAAGTTTTACATAGAGCAGAAATTAGTCCCCAGTTTATATCTAGTAGGGGCAAAGAAATAAGTGTCATTTTAAGTAAAAAATCATATGAAAAACTTCTAAAGATAGAAAGTGAAAATCAACCTCGCACAAAATTAAAAGACTTCTTACAATTATCCAAAAATCTCAGATCCCATTTCCCGAAATCTCTTCCCACTTCTTCTCGCAAATCTCGTTCCAATCCCGATTTTAGTTAA
- a CDS encoding YceI family protein has product MKAIHKIALFLIPLFLINLVALQAVEVKESKLTVTSGRMLYVLVKTEWEITAKMSGIADEFNGTVDVKSKTVDIYASIKHENFYLTGAYKYANQLMHEGYLESDKYPTAHFKGTIVSHDTTTGDIKVSGKMTIHGVTMDNVEISGKQLNDSQCASCHTVTDIIKKHGL; this is encoded by the coding sequence ATGAAAGCCATTCACAAAATTGCATTATTTCTAATACCTTTATTTTTAATCAATTTAGTTGCATTGCAAGCAGTAGAAGTTAAAGAATCAAAGCTGACTGTAACTTCAGGAAGAATGCTCTACGTATTAGTAAAAACTGAATGGGAAATAACTGCAAAAATGTCTGGAATTGCGGACGAATTTAATGGAACTGTAGATGTTAAGTCCAAAACCGTAGATATTTATGCATCCATAAAACACGAAAATTTTTATCTCACCGGCGCATATAAATATGCGAATCAACTTATGCATGAAGGATACTTAGAATCAGATAAATATCCAACTGCTCACTTCAAAGGAACGATTGTTTCTCACGACACAACAACCGGCGATATAAAAGTAAGTGGGAAAATGACAATTCATGGCGTAACAATGGATAATGTAGAAATCAGTGGAAAACAACTAAACGATAGTCAATGTGCAAGTTGTCACACTGTTACGGATATAATAAAGAAACACGGATTATAA
- a CDS encoding dihydroorotate dehydrogenase-like protein, translating to MTNLSTNYLGLKLRTPLVASASPLSFEIDKIKRMEDAGISAVVLYSLFEEQLEEENFQKQNLEFSKKNLGKITERYLEHIRKVKESVNIPIIASINGCTPGGWTRYAKLIQEANADGIELNLYEIPTDMNTTGREIEEDYYETFWQVRTQISIPLALKLNPFFSNLTYNAKRLDEMGANALVMFNRFYQPDFDIENLKIKHQLPLSTSQDIFLPLRWIALLYGRLKCNLAGTGGVYSSSDAIKLILAGANVTMLCSVLLRKGFGEIKIIENEMIAWMEKNHYNSLVEVIGKMSQIHYPQEYGLERLEYIKTLHSLKTESN from the coding sequence ATGACTAACTTATCTACAAATTATTTAGGTTTAAAATTAAGAACCCCGTTGGTCGCTTCAGCAAGTCCTCTTTCTTTTGAGATAGATAAAATCAAAAGAATGGAGGACGCTGGCATTTCTGCTGTTGTTTTGTATTCTCTTTTCGAAGAACAATTAGAAGAAGAAAACTTTCAAAAGCAAAACCTAGAATTCTCAAAAAAAAATCTAGGAAAAATTACGGAAAGATATTTAGAGCATATTCGAAAGGTCAAAGAATCTGTAAACATACCTATTATTGCTAGTATAAACGGTTGTACTCCCGGTGGATGGACACGTTATGCGAAATTAATCCAAGAAGCAAATGCTGATGGAATTGAATTAAACCTTTACGAAATTCCAACAGATATGAACACTACAGGCCGTGAAATCGAGGAAGATTACTACGAAACATTTTGGCAAGTACGAACACAAATTTCTATTCCTCTAGCTTTAAAATTAAATCCATTTTTCAGTAACCTCACCTATAATGCAAAACGTCTTGATGAAATGGGAGCTAACGCTCTTGTAATGTTCAATCGATTTTACCAACCTGATTTTGATATTGAAAATCTAAAAATCAAACATCAACTACCACTTTCAACTTCACAGGACATTTTTTTACCACTCCGATGGATTGCCCTTTTATATGGGAGATTAAAATGTAATCTTGCTGGTACCGGTGGTGTTTATTCTTCCTCGGATGCAATAAAACTTATATTAGCTGGAGCGAATGTAACAATGCTTTGTTCCGTATTACTTAGGAAAGGATTTGGGGAAATAAAAATAATAGAAAATGAAATGATTGCCTGGATGGAAAAAAACCATTATAACTCTCTAGTAGAAGTAATTGGAAAAATGAGTCAAATTCATTATCCACAAGAATATGGACTTGAAAGATTAGAATATATTAAGACACTCCATTCTCTCAAAACAGAATCAAATTAA
- a CDS encoding adenylate/guanylate cyclase domain-containing protein: MSNTTICKFSFLLKLFFISSIFLSPLSSETNDNILLPLDLSKLNWYAKQGFNKEELTQNNFEESDYKKISNFPIIVNSFFKIPFSVGTVNEITLKCNFNVNLERIDEGKELAFLFSGIGETWEIYLNGEKIKDEFGIKNNEITKYKTVRNIVVSIPYNLIKTNNTLTIHMAGYSPTSFLAPNSLFGLRFKDGYLLDYEKKLQEYIQQTTLLLFNAVYIFFGLYHLFFFVRWTEKKYNLYFSIFSISISVYFLSFSNYAFQYFEDTRNLLFLAYSSQPIAVLSFILFLNDYFYPTKKYSYFLKYTIGSNLLILVFFCLLKIQFFHTILYSWYILIIPQILYIFYFIINVTRKGLKDSIPLASSVLVLMLIVIWEILDTIFFQTGVRFLQFAYFGFILSMVIILANRFIEINWETRRLNIELTHQRDSFSKFVPTQFLDLLGKKSAKDISLGECKLQEMTILFADIRDFTSLSESMSPEENFKFINSYLKRMSPVIEKNGGFIDKFIGDAIMAIFHSPDAGLKAAVQMDNELKNLNEGRNNAGYRPLRIGIGINTGMLMMGTIGHEDRLSTTVIGDTVNLSARLESLTKEYFTPILLSEYTESKLSLENKKYLREIDSVVVKGKTTAIKIFECFENDYEELRIQKMNTKKEFSDAVSLFESENYTEALDRLLKLKAPLPGDVILSFHIIKCQEMINEMEKGVRKVS, from the coding sequence ATGAGCAATACCACTATTTGTAAATTTTCATTTCTACTAAAACTATTTTTTATTTCGTCTATTTTTCTTTCTCCTCTTTCTTCTGAGACAAATGATAATATCCTGCTTCCTCTAGATTTATCAAAATTAAACTGGTATGCCAAACAAGGATTTAATAAGGAAGAGTTAACTCAAAATAATTTCGAGGAATCCGATTACAAAAAAATCTCGAATTTCCCTATTATAGTAAATTCTTTTTTTAAAATTCCATTTTCAGTGGGAACAGTAAATGAAATTACGTTAAAATGTAATTTTAACGTAAACTTAGAAAGAATTGATGAAGGGAAAGAACTAGCATTTTTATTTTCTGGAATTGGAGAAACTTGGGAAATTTACCTGAATGGAGAAAAAATCAAAGATGAATTTGGAATAAAAAATAATGAAATTACAAAATATAAAACAGTAAGAAATATAGTCGTATCAATTCCCTATAACCTAATTAAAACAAATAATACTCTCACAATTCATATGGCTGGCTATTCACCAACATCATTTTTAGCGCCTAATTCTCTTTTTGGATTAAGGTTTAAAGATGGTTATCTGCTCGATTACGAAAAAAAGTTACAGGAATATATCCAACAAACTACTCTTTTATTATTCAATGCTGTTTATATTTTCTTCGGATTGTACCACCTATTCTTCTTTGTAAGATGGACAGAAAAAAAATACAATCTTTACTTTAGTATTTTTTCCATATCAATTTCTGTTTACTTTTTATCTTTCTCAAACTACGCATTTCAGTATTTTGAAGATACACGTAATTTATTATTTTTAGCTTATTCGTCACAACCGATTGCCGTGTTATCGTTTATTTTATTTCTAAATGATTATTTTTACCCCACTAAAAAATATTCTTATTTTCTAAAGTATACAATTGGATCAAATTTATTAATACTTGTGTTTTTTTGTTTACTTAAAATCCAATTCTTTCATACAATTTTGTATTCATGGTATATACTAATTATCCCACAGATTTTATATATTTTCTATTTCATAATAAATGTAACTCGGAAGGGTCTAAAGGACTCAATTCCATTGGCTTCTAGTGTTTTAGTATTAATGCTGATTGTAATATGGGAAATCCTTGACACGATTTTTTTTCAGACCGGCGTGCGGTTTCTCCAATTTGCCTATTTCGGATTTATATTGTCTATGGTAATTATCCTAGCAAATCGATTTATTGAAATTAATTGGGAGACAAGGAGACTAAATATAGAACTAACGCACCAAAGAGATTCGTTTTCTAAATTTGTACCTACACAGTTTTTAGATTTACTTGGAAAAAAGTCAGCCAAGGATATTTCTCTAGGTGAATGTAAGCTCCAAGAAATGACAATTCTATTTGCGGATATTCGAGATTTTACTTCCCTTTCCGAGTCAATGTCACCAGAAGAAAATTTTAAATTTATAAATTCCTACTTAAAAAGAATGAGCCCTGTTATTGAGAAAAATGGAGGATTCATAGATAAATTTATTGGAGATGCTATTATGGCAATTTTTCATTCGCCAGATGCTGGCTTAAAAGCAGCAGTTCAGATGGACAATGAATTAAAAAATTTAAATGAAGGAAGAAACAATGCGGGATACCGACCTCTCAGAATTGGGATTGGAATCAACACTGGAATGTTGATGATGGGAACTATTGGTCATGAGGATAGACTTAGTACGACAGTTATTGGGGATACTGTTAATTTGTCGGCACGTTTAGAATCTCTAACAAAAGAATATTTCACTCCAATTTTATTATCAGAATATACAGAATCAAAATTGTCCTTAGAAAATAAAAAATATTTACGGGAAATCGATTCAGTTGTTGTAAAAGGAAAAACTACAGCTATTAAAATATTTGAGTGCTTTGAAAATGATTATGAAGAATTGAGAATACAAAAAATGAATACAAAAAAAGAATTCTCAGATGCTGTATCACTTTTCGAATCAGAAAATTACACAGAGGCACTCGATAGATTATTAAAACTAAAAGCACCGTTACCAGGAGATGTTATACTCAGTTTTCATATTATTAAATGCCAAGAAATGATAAATGAAATGGAAAAGGGAGTCCGAAAAGTATCTTAG
- a CDS encoding 1,4-dihydroxy-6-naphthoate synthase, with the protein MKPELTLAYSPCPNDTFLFYHLIHENISDAFSVKEELHDVEKLNIYSEETKFDVTKLSFFAYFHVMKDYSLLTSGSALGRGCGPLLVKKKGKDLKKIKGERILVPGLKTTANLLLNVFLEKNFQPEPIRYDLIMGKILEEEFDLGVIIHEERFTYEEKGLEKVVDLGDYWESQTGKAIPLGAIAVKRSLNKNLQYEFDNSLKKSLSLAYKYPEKTRNYILENSQVKDESVVKSHIDLYVNEFTKDIGPDGKQAVFTLWEKAKSIGLVKDLNIEMFLN; encoded by the coding sequence ATGAAACCTGAACTTACATTAGCCTACTCTCCTTGTCCAAATGATACTTTCTTATTTTATCATTTGATTCACGAAAATATATCTGATGCGTTTTCAGTAAAAGAAGAATTACATGACGTGGAAAAACTTAATATCTATTCAGAAGAAACTAAATTTGATGTAACAAAACTTTCCTTCTTTGCTTATTTTCACGTTATGAAAGATTACTCTTTATTAACCTCCGGATCTGCTTTAGGAAGAGGATGTGGACCACTATTGGTTAAGAAAAAAGGAAAGGACTTAAAGAAAATAAAAGGAGAAAGAATTCTAGTCCCTGGATTAAAAACAACGGCAAACCTTTTGTTAAATGTATTTTTGGAAAAAAATTTCCAGCCAGAACCGATTCGATACGACTTAATCATGGGTAAAATTCTAGAAGAAGAATTCGATTTAGGGGTAATAATTCATGAAGAACGTTTTACGTATGAGGAAAAAGGACTTGAGAAAGTCGTGGATTTAGGAGATTACTGGGAAAGTCAAACAGGAAAGGCAATCCCTTTGGGGGCAATAGCTGTTAAACGCTCACTGAATAAAAACCTACAATATGAATTCGATAATTCTCTTAAAAAAAGTCTATCTTTAGCTTATAAATATCCAGAAAAAACGAGAAATTATATTCTAGAAAATTCACAAGTCAAAGACGAATCTGTCGTTAAAAGTCATATAGACCTATACGTAAACGAATTCACAAAAGATATTGGACCCGACGGCAAACAGGCAGTGTTCACACTCTGGGAAAAAGCCAAAAGCATAGGACTAGTGAAAGACCTAAATATAGAAATGTTCTTAAACTAA
- a CDS encoding DUF1564 family protein, which translates to MKIFYTPTFNNSCKNFTEPQHSSTLLIPANLFEFWDSKTDKNENSRRDYLHLLLKKYRFLIYNGILDKCENLMTEYQEKDQNLQRVAIRPYPKDWVELKQFRVFFNKSICKIAVFLVMLDFLGVAEFLPKNLASFAVPTSSQFRLYTRTALSGKNALFHREMQYRRDKFHKKV; encoded by the coding sequence ATGAAGATATTTTATACACCAACATTCAATAATTCCTGCAAAAATTTTACCGAACCACAACACTCCTCAACTCTACTGATTCCAGCTAATTTATTTGAATTTTGGGATTCCAAAACTGATAAAAACGAAAATAGTCGAAGGGATTACCTCCATTTACTGCTAAAGAAATATCGATTTTTAATATACAACGGAATTCTAGATAAATGTGAGAATTTAATGACCGAATACCAAGAAAAAGACCAAAACCTCCAAAGAGTGGCTATTCGTCCTTATCCGAAGGATTGGGTAGAATTAAAACAATTTAGAGTATTTTTTAACAAAAGCATTTGTAAAATTGCTGTCTTTTTAGTGATGTTAGATTTTCTAGGAGTAGCCGAATTTCTTCCAAAAAACTTAGCCAGCTTTGCAGTTCCGACATCATCGCAATTTCGTTTATACACTAGAACCGCACTTTCTGGTAAAAATGCTTTATTTCACAGAGAGATGCAATATCGGCGGGATAAGTTTCACAAAAAAGTCTAG